In one window of Nomascus leucogenys isolate Asia chromosome 1a, Asia_NLE_v1, whole genome shotgun sequence DNA:
- the LRFN5 gene encoding leucine-rich repeat and fibronectin type-III domain-containing protein 5 — protein sequence MEKILFYLFFIGIAVKSQICPKRCVCQILSPNLATLCAKKGLLFVPPNIDRRTVELRLADNFVTNIKRKDFANMTSLVDLTLSRNTISFITPHAFADLRNLRALHLNSNRLTKITNDMFSGLSNLHHLILNNNQLTLISSTAFDDVFALEELDLSYNNLETIPWDAVEKMVSLHTLSLDHNMIDNIPKGTFSHLHKMTRLDVTSNKLQKLPPDPLFQRAQVLATSGIISPSTFALSFGGNPLHCNCELLWLRRLSREDDLETCASPPLLTGRYFWSIPEEEFLCEPPLITRHTHEMRVLEGQRATLRCKARGDPEPAIHWISPEGKLISNATRSLVYDNGTLDILITTVKDTGAFTCIASNPAGEATQIVDLHIIKLPHLLNSTNHIHEPDPGSSDISTSTKSGSNTSSSNGDTKLSQDKIVVAEATSSTALLKFNFQRNIPGIRMFQIQYNGTYDDTLVYRMIPPTSKTFLVNNLAAGTMYDLCVLAIYDDGITSLTATRVVGCIQFTTEQDYVRCHFMQSQFLGGTMIIIIGGIIVASVLVFIIILMIRYKVCNNNGQHKVTKVSNVYSQTNGAQIQGCSVTLPQSVSKQAVGHEENAQCCKAVNDNVIQSSETCSSQDSSTTTSALPPSWTSSTSVSQKQKRKTGTKPSTEPQNEAVTNVESQNTNRNNSAALQLASRPPDSVTEGPTSKRAHIKPNALLTNVDQIVQETQRLQLI from the exons AtggaaaaaattcttttttatctgtttttcattGGCATAGCAGTGAAATCTCAGATCTGTCCAAAGCGTTGTGTCTGTCAGATTTTGTCTCCTAATCTTGCAACCCTTTGTGCCAAGAAAGGGCTTTTATTTGTTCCACCAAACATTGACAGAAGAACTGTGGAACTGCGATTGGCAGACAATTTTGttacaaatattaaaaggaaagatTTTGCCAATATGACCAGCTTGGTGGACCTGACTCTATCCAGGAATACAATAAGTTTTATTACCCCTCATGCTTTCGCTGACCTACGAAATTTGAGGGCTTTGCATTTGAATAGCAACAGATTGACTAAAATTACAAATGATATGTTCAGTGGTCTTTCCAATCTTCATCATTTGATACTGAACAACAATCAGCTGACTTTAATTTCCTCTACAGCGTTCGATGATGTCTTCGCCCTTGAGGAGCTGGATCTGTCCTATAATAATCTAGAAACCATTCCTTGGGATGCTGTTGAGAAGATGGTTAGCTTGCATACCCTTAGTTTGGATCACAATATGATTGATAACATTCCTAAGGGGACCTTCTCCCATTTGCACAAGATGACTCGGTTAGATGTGACATCAAATAAATTGCAGAAGCTACCACCTGACCCTCTCTTTCAGCGAGCTCAGGTACTAGCAACCTCAGGAATCATAAGCCCATCTACTTTTGCATTAAGTTTTGGTGGAAACCCCTTGCACTGCAATTGTGAATTGTTGTGGTTGAGGCGTCTGTCCAGAGAAGATGACTTAGAGACCTGTGCTTCTCCTCCACTTTTAACTGGCCGCTACTTTTGGTCAATTCCTGAAGAAGAGTTTTTGTGTGAGCCCCCTCTCATCACTCGTCATACACATGAGATGAGAGTCCTGGAAGGACAAAGGGCAACACTGAGGTGCAAAGCCAGGGGAGACCCTGAGCCTGCAATTCACTGGATTTCTCCTGAAGGGAAGCTTATTTCAAATGCAACAAGATCTCTGGTGTATGATAACGGAACACTTGACATTCTTATCACAACTGTAAAGGATACAGGTGCTTTTACCTGCATTGCTTCCAATCCTGCTGGGGAAGCAACACAAATAGTGGATCTTCATATAATTAAGCTTCCTCACTTACTAAATAGTACAAACCATATCCACGAGCCTGATCCTGGTTCTTCAGATATCTCAACTTCTACCAAGTCAGGTTCTAATACAAGCAGTAGTAATGGTGATACTAAATTGAGTCAAGATAAAATTGTGGTGGCAGAAGCTACATCATCAACGGCActacttaaatttaattttcaaagaaatatccCTGGAATACGTATGTTTCAAATCCAATACAATGGTACTTATGATGACACCCTTGtttacag AATGATACCTCCTACGAGCAAAACTTTTCTGGTCAATAATCTGGCTGCTGGAACTATGTATGACTTGTGTGTCTTGGCCATATATGATGATGGCATCACTTCCCTCACTGCCACAAGAGTCGTGGGTTGCATCCAGTTTACCACGGAACAGGATTATGTGCGTTGCCATTTCATGCAGTCCCAGTTTTTGGGAGGCaccatgattattattattggtggAATCATTGTAGCATCTGTGCTGGTATTCATCATTATTCTGATGATCCGGTATAAGGTTTGCAACAATAATGGGCAACACAAGGTCACCAAGGTTAGCAATGTTTATTCTCAAACTAACGGGGCTCAAATACAAGGCTGTAGTGTAACGCTGCCCCAGTCCGTGTCCAAACAAGCTGTGGGACACGAAGAGAATGCCCAGTGTTGTAAAGCTGTCAATGACAATGTCATTCAATCTTCAGAAACTTGTTCGAGTCAGGACTCCTCCACCACTACCTCTGCTTTGCCTCCTTCCTGGACTTCAAGCACTTCTGTGTcccaaaagcagaaaagaaagactgGCACGAAGCCAAGTACCGAACCACAGAATGAAGCCGTCACAAATGTTGAGTCCCAAAACACTAACAGGAACAACTCAGCTGCCTTGCAGTTAGCTAGCCGACCTCCCGATTCTGTCACAGAGGGGCCCACATCTAAAAGAGCACATATAAAACCAA